The proteins below come from a single Necator americanus strain Aroian chromosome V, whole genome shotgun sequence genomic window:
- a CDS encoding hypothetical protein (NECATOR_CHRV.G17607.T1), giving the protein MLKLSVTSLTQREGKSGIYIIFFIYFYLLFHSSYLLLLLLLLLLLLLLLLLLLLLLLLLLLLLLLLLLLLLLLLLLLLLLLLLLLLLYYQVSIKKDYSGTLLMNLVSNEVVA; this is encoded by the exons atgttaaagTTATCAGTGACATCTTTAACACAGCGAGAAGGAAAATCAGG aatttacattatattttttatttatttttatttattatttcactcatcatatctattattattattattattattattattattattattattattattattattattattattattattattattattattattattattattattattattattattattattattattattattattattattattattattattactgttattattatattaccaGGTAAGCATCAAAAAGGATTATTCTGGCACTTTATTAATGAATTTGGTTTCCAATGAAGTCGTTGCATAG
- a CDS encoding hypothetical protein (NECATOR_CHRV.G17606.T1) has protein sequence MSSIAQKGLLALSVVFILAGLGLTIAGVFSPAWQVVDIREFRAEHQHGLWWDCIRAEKHVVAVGDFYDETPLHCMYKFDNSAELVIENTLNNIDEDGAAGESEHHRFWAWHKAILFFIITSQLLAFLSICTGVCAPCFPPTAFVFTISLFIALICSLIADGVFFLAANRVDNRFVQGMVGTYEQRIGYAFYLHIMGTVCWVLAFICAITTTYKFVSGGDARGSKENLFTWQSQRAATHNIHELRVPREEPLLSKYPPPSSSQPYRPSPQPAFRPSPIVPNYRETSA, from the exons ATGAGTTCAATCGCTCAAAAAGGCCTTTTGGCCTTATCAGTAGTCTTTATTCTGGCCGGATTAGGATTAACAATAGCCGGAGTATTTTCTCCAGCTTGGCAAGTTGTTGATATTCGGGAATTCCGAGCAGAACATCAG CACGGCTTATGGTGGGATTGCATCCGAGCCGAAAAACATGTAGTTGCAGTAGGTGATTTTTACGATGAAACTCCACTACATTGTATGTATAAg ttcgaTAACTCAGCTGAATTGGTTATTGAAAACACGTTGAATAATATCGACGAAGATGGAGCAGCCGGTGAAAGCGAGCACCATCGATTTTGGG CTTGGCATAAAGCGATTCTATTCTTCATTATTACCTCACAACTTCTTGCATTTCTTTCCATATGTACAGGAGTATGTGCTCCATGTTTTCCACCTACTGCCTTCGTATTCACGATCTCACTTTTTATTGcat TGATATGTTCACTTATCGCTGATGGAGTCTTCTTTTTGGCTGCGAATCGTGTCGATAATCGATTCGTACAAGGAATGGTTGGCACGTACGAG CAACGTATTGGCTATGCGTTCTATCTGCACATTATGGGCACCGTTTGCTGGGTTCTGGCATTCATTTGCGCCATAACCACCACATACAAATTCGTTAGCGGTGGTGATGCACGTGGAAG caaggAAAACCTATTCACCTGGCAATCGCAGCGAGCCGCCACGCACAACAT CCATGAGTTACGAGTACCACGTGAGGAACcgttgctctccaaatatccACCACCATCATCATCGCAACCGTATCGGCCGTCACCACAACCAGCGTTTAGGCCATCGCCAATTGTGCCGAATTATCGAGAAACAAGTGCCTAA
- a CDS encoding hypothetical protein (NECATOR_CHRV.G17606.T2), with protein sequence MSSIAQKGLLALSVVFILAGLGLTIAGVFSPAWQVVDIREFRAEHQHGLWWDCIRAEKHVVAVGDFYDETPLHCMYKFDNSAELVIENTLNNIDEDGAAGESEHHRFWAWHKAILFFIITSQLLAFLSICTGVCAPCFPPTAFVFTISLFIALICSLIADGVFFLAANRVDNRFVQGMVGTYEQRIGYAFYLHIMGTVCWVLAFICAITTTYKFVSGGDARGSHELRVPREEPLLSKYPPPSSSQPYRPSPQPAFRPSPIVPNYRETSA encoded by the exons ATGAGTTCAATCGCTCAAAAAGGCCTTTTGGCCTTATCAGTAGTCTTTATTCTGGCCGGATTAGGATTAACAATAGCCGGAGTATTTTCTCCAGCTTGGCAAGTTGTTGATATTCGGGAATTCCGAGCAGAACATCAG CACGGCTTATGGTGGGATTGCATCCGAGCCGAAAAACATGTAGTTGCAGTAGGTGATTTTTACGATGAAACTCCACTACATTGTATGTATAAg ttcgaTAACTCAGCTGAATTGGTTATTGAAAACACGTTGAATAATATCGACGAAGATGGAGCAGCCGGTGAAAGCGAGCACCATCGATTTTGGG CTTGGCATAAAGCGATTCTATTCTTCATTATTACCTCACAACTTCTTGCATTTCTTTCCATATGTACAGGAGTATGTGCTCCATGTTTTCCACCTACTGCCTTCGTATTCACGATCTCACTTTTTATTGcat TGATATGTTCACTTATCGCTGATGGAGTCTTCTTTTTGGCTGCGAATCGTGTCGATAATCGATTCGTACAAGGAATGGTTGGCACGTACGAG CAACGTATTGGCTATGCGTTCTATCTGCACATTATGGGCACCGTTTGCTGGGTTCTGGCATTCATTTGCGCCATAACCACCACATACAAATTCGTTAGCGGTGGTGATGCACGTGGAAG CCATGAGTTACGAGTACCACGTGAGGAACcgttgctctccaaatatccACCACCATCATCATCGCAACCGTATCGGCCGTCACCACAACCAGCGTTTAGGCCATCGCCAATTGTGCCGAATTATCGAGAAACAAGTGCCTAA
- a CDS encoding hypothetical protein (NECATOR_CHRV.G17608.T1), whose amino-acid sequence MNLSDRSVDSKTRNVTVVLTLKIAKGGSHLLLLSIYYGIIIIIIIIIIIIIIIVILLLLLLLLLLLLLLLLLLLLLLLLLLLLLLLLLLLLLLLLLLLLLLLLLLLLLLLLLLLLLLLLLLLLLLLLLLLLLLLLLLLLLLLLLLLLLLLLLLLLLLLLLLLLLLLLLLLLLLLLLLLLLLLLLLLLLLLLLLLLLLLLLLLLLLLLLLLLLLLLLLLLLLLLLLLLLVTCYTLLKQRISQQVVTEF is encoded by the exons ATGAACCTATCGGATCGGAGCGTCGattcaaaaacaagaaatgtcACCGTGGTGTTAACCTTGAAAATCGCCAAGGGTGG ATCacacttattattattatcaatttattacggtattattattattattattattattattattattattattattattgttatattattgttgttattattattattattattattattattattattattattattattattattattattattattattattattattattattattattattattattattattattattattattattattattattattattattattattattattattattattattattattattattattattattattattattattattattattattattattattattattattattattattattattattattattattattattattattattattattattattattattattattattattattattattattattattattattattattattattattattattattattattattattattattattattattattattattattattattattattattattattattattattattattattattattattattattattattattattattattattattattattattattattattattattattattattattattattattactagtaACCTGTTATACTTTattaaaacaaagaatttcACAACAGGTCGTcacagaattttga